The following coding sequences are from one Geothrix sp. window:
- the rplC gene encoding 50S ribosomal protein L3, whose protein sequence is MSKGIIGKKLGMTQIFNEQGQIVPVTVIQAGPCVVVQRKTSAKDGYEAVQIGFVDPNGGKRASKAEKGHCEKQGVAPVRVLREIKVDAADASKPGDSVLASAFEAKTKVNVTGISKGKGFAGVIKRHHFAGGRATHGSMFHRAPGSIGQSSYPSRVFPGMKMAGHMGDAQVTVRNLEIAKVDVENNLLLIKGAVPGPKGGYIVIKQEA, encoded by the coding sequence ATGTCCAAAGGAATCATCGGCAAGAAGTTGGGGATGACCCAGATCTTCAATGAGCAGGGCCAGATCGTCCCCGTGACGGTCATCCAGGCCGGCCCCTGCGTCGTCGTCCAGCGCAAGACCTCCGCCAAGGATGGCTACGAGGCCGTCCAGATCGGCTTCGTGGACCCCAACGGCGGCAAGCGCGCCTCCAAGGCCGAGAAGGGCCACTGCGAGAAGCAGGGCGTCGCCCCGGTCCGCGTCCTCCGCGAGATCAAGGTGGACGCGGCTGACGCCTCCAAGCCCGGCGACAGCGTCCTGGCCAGCGCCTTCGAGGCGAAGACCAAGGTGAACGTCACCGGCATCAGCAAGGGCAAGGGCTTCGCCGGCGTCATCAAGCGGCACCACTTTGCCGGCGGCCGCGCGACCCACGGCTCCATGTTCCACCGCGCGCCTGGCTCCATCGGCCAGTCCAGCTACCCCAGCCGCGTCTTCCCCGGCATGAAGATGGCCGGCCACATGGGCGATGCCCAGGTGACCGTGCGCAACCTGGAGATCGCCAAGGTGGACGTCGAGAACAACCTGCTGCTCATCAAGGGTGCCGTCCCCGGCCCCAAGGGTGGGTACATCGTCATCAAGCAGGAGGCCTAG
- the rpsJ gene encoding 30S ribosomal protein S10, with the protein MKDNIRIRLRAFDHRLLDQSTREIVDTAKRTGASVAGPIPLPTRTNKYTVNRSPHVDKKSRDQFEIRTHKRLLDILNPTQNTVDTLMRLDLPAGVDVEIKVFSRQGNR; encoded by the coding sequence ATGAAAGACAACATCCGCATCCGTTTGCGTGCCTTCGACCACCGTCTGCTCGATCAGAGCACCCGTGAGATCGTGGACACCGCCAAGCGCACGGGCGCCTCGGTGGCGGGGCCCATTCCCCTCCCCACCCGGACGAACAAGTACACCGTGAACCGTTCCCCCCACGTGGACAAGAAGAGCCGGGACCAGTTCGAGATCCGCACGCACAAGCGGCTGCTCGACATCCTGAATCCGACCCAGAACACCGTGGACACCCTCATGCGCCTGGACCTGCCCGCTGGCGTCGACGTGGAGATCAAGGTCTTCAGCCGTCAGGGCAACAGGTAG
- the rpsL gene encoding 30S ribosomal protein S12: MPTINQLIRFGRKTFINKTKSPALDACPQKRGVCTRVFTTTPKKPNSALRKVARVRLTNGIECTTYIPGVGHNLQEHSIVLIRGGRVKDLPGVRYHVVRGTLDATGVAGRNQSRSKYGAKRPKAGAAPAKKK, translated from the coding sequence GTGCCTACCATCAATCAGCTGATCCGCTTCGGGCGGAAGACGTTCATCAACAAGACCAAGAGCCCCGCGCTCGACGCCTGCCCGCAGAAGCGCGGCGTGTGCACCCGCGTGTTCACCACCACCCCCAAGAAGCCGAACTCCGCGCTTCGCAAGGTGGCCCGTGTGCGCCTCACCAACGGCATCGAGTGCACGACCTACATCCCGGGCGTGGGCCACAACCTGCAGGAGCACAGCATCGTGCTCATCCGCGGCGGCCGCGTGAAGGATCTGCCGGGCGTGCGCTACCACGTGGTCCGCGGCACCCTCGACGCCACCGGCGTCGCCGGCCGCAACCAGTCCCGTTCCAAGTACGGCGCCAAGCGCCCCAAGGCTGGCGCCGCGCCGGCCAAGAAGAAGTAG
- the fusA gene encoding elongation factor G, which translates to MARQTPLERYRNIGIMAHIDAGKTTTTERILFYTGKIHKIGEVHEGAATTDWMVQEQERGITITSAAITAAWTAQTGQLKGIEHRINIIDTPGHVDFTAEVERSLRVLDGACAVFCAVGGVEPQSETVWRQADKYGVPRMAFVNKMDRPGADFFRVVEMMKTRLKARPMPIQIPIGAEEDFKGVVDLVMMKGLTFDEGDKGFKVIYGEIPADLVETAKEWREKMIEMVAETNDALMDKYLGGEELTEDEIRTGIRTGCINLTFTPMMCGSAFKNKGVQPMLDAVVSYMPSPLDIAAIKGVDADGNETERKAEDKEPFSALIFKIMADPFVGSLAFIRVYSGVLSAGSGVYNAAKGRRERIGRLLQMHANKREDIEEVRTGDIAAAVGLKEVLTGQTICDENHPVILESMDFPDPVIQVAIEPKTKADQEKMGVALSRLAQEDPTFKVKSDPETNQTIIAGMGELHLEIIVDRMMREFKVEANVGKPMVAYRETIRKRVDAEGKFVRQSGGRGQYGHVKMYVEPNEAGKGYEFINDIKGGVIPKEYIKPIDQGIQEAMQSGVLAGYPCVDIKITIYDGSYHDVDSNEMAFKIAGSMGFKNGCEKASPVILEPIMAVEVVVPEDYMGDVIGNLNSRRGRIENMEDRAGVKVVTAKVPLAEMFAYSTTLRGMTQGRGNYTMQFSHYEEAPRNVAEEIVAKVKGAK; encoded by the coding sequence GTGGCCCGTCAGACCCCCCTCGAGCGCTACCGGAACATCGGCATCATGGCGCACATCGATGCCGGCAAGACCACCACGACGGAGCGCATCCTCTTCTACACCGGCAAGATCCACAAGATCGGCGAGGTGCACGAAGGCGCTGCGACCACCGACTGGATGGTGCAGGAGCAGGAGCGGGGCATCACCATCACCTCCGCCGCCATCACCGCCGCCTGGACCGCTCAGACCGGCCAGTTGAAGGGCATTGAGCACCGCATCAACATCATCGACACCCCCGGCCACGTGGACTTCACGGCCGAGGTGGAGCGCTCCCTGCGCGTGCTGGACGGCGCCTGCGCCGTGTTCTGCGCGGTGGGCGGCGTCGAGCCCCAGTCCGAGACCGTGTGGCGCCAGGCCGACAAGTACGGCGTGCCCCGCATGGCCTTCGTGAACAAGATGGACCGCCCCGGTGCGGACTTCTTCCGCGTGGTCGAGATGATGAAGACCCGCCTGAAGGCGCGTCCCATGCCCATCCAGATCCCCATCGGCGCCGAAGAGGATTTCAAGGGCGTGGTCGATCTCGTCATGATGAAGGGCCTCACCTTCGACGAGGGCGACAAGGGCTTCAAGGTCATCTACGGCGAGATCCCCGCGGACCTCGTGGAGACCGCCAAGGAGTGGCGCGAGAAGATGATCGAGATGGTCGCCGAGACCAACGATGCGCTCATGGACAAGTACCTCGGCGGCGAAGAGCTGACCGAGGACGAGATCCGCACGGGCATCCGCACCGGCTGCATCAACCTCACCTTCACGCCGATGATGTGCGGCTCCGCCTTCAAGAACAAGGGTGTCCAGCCCATGCTCGACGCGGTGGTGAGCTACATGCCCTCGCCCCTCGACATCGCCGCCATCAAGGGCGTGGATGCCGATGGCAACGAGACGGAGCGCAAGGCCGAGGACAAGGAGCCCTTCTCCGCCCTGATCTTCAAGATCATGGCTGATCCCTTCGTGGGTTCGCTGGCCTTCATCCGCGTCTACTCCGGCGTCCTCTCCGCGGGCTCCGGCGTCTACAACGCCGCCAAGGGCCGTCGCGAGCGCATCGGCCGCCTGCTGCAGATGCACGCCAACAAGCGCGAGGACATCGAGGAGGTCCGCACGGGCGACATCGCCGCCGCCGTGGGCCTGAAGGAAGTGCTCACCGGCCAGACCATCTGCGACGAGAACCACCCCGTGATCCTCGAGTCCATGGACTTCCCGGATCCCGTGATCCAGGTGGCCATCGAGCCCAAGACCAAGGCCGACCAGGAGAAGATGGGTGTGGCCCTGAGCCGCCTGGCCCAGGAAGATCCCACCTTCAAGGTGAAGTCCGATCCCGAGACCAACCAGACCATCATCGCCGGCATGGGCGAGCTGCACCTGGAGATCATCGTCGACCGCATGATGCGTGAGTTCAAGGTGGAAGCCAACGTGGGCAAGCCCATGGTGGCCTACCGCGAGACCATCCGGAAGCGCGTGGATGCCGAAGGCAAGTTCGTCCGTCAGTCCGGCGGCCGCGGCCAGTACGGCCACGTGAAGATGTATGTCGAGCCCAACGAGGCCGGCAAGGGCTACGAGTTCATCAACGACATCAAGGGCGGCGTGATCCCCAAGGAATACATCAAGCCCATCGACCAGGGCATCCAAGAGGCCATGCAGTCCGGCGTCCTGGCGGGCTACCCCTGCGTCGACATCAAGATCACCATCTACGACGGCAGCTACCACGATGTGGACTCGAACGAGATGGCGTTCAAGATCGCCGGCTCCATGGGCTTCAAGAACGGCTGCGAGAAGGCCTCCCCCGTGATCCTCGAACCCATCATGGCCGTCGAGGTCGTGGTTCCCGAGGACTACATGGGTGACGTCATCGGCAACCTGAACAGCCGCCGTGGCCGCATCGAGAACATGGAAGACCGGGCCGGCGTCAAGGTGGTCACCGCCAAGGTGCCCCTGGCCGAGATGTTCGCCTACTCGACCACCCTCCGCGGCATGACCCAGGGCCGCGGCAACTACACCATGCAGTTCTCGCACTACGAGGAAGCTCCCCGCAACGTGGCCGAGGAGATCGTGGCCAAAGTGAAGGGTGCCAAATAG
- a CDS encoding FmdB family zinc ribbon protein, translating to MPLYEYRCEACGQPEEKLESLSAPTTHGCPSCGAQEGMKRQLSVAAFALTGAGWYKGAASEPAAAPAAEAPKAGHGCAAGGCGCPLAG from the coding sequence ATGCCCCTCTACGAATACCGTTGCGAAGCTTGTGGCCAGCCCGAAGAGAAGCTGGAGAGCCTGTCGGCGCCGACCACGCATGGCTGCCCCAGCTGCGGAGCCCAGGAGGGGATGAAGCGGCAGCTGTCCGTGGCCGCCTTCGCGCTCACGGGGGCCGGCTGGTACAAGGGCGCGGCCTCCGAGCCCGCCGCGGCCCCGGCGGCCGAGGCGCCCAAGGCGGGCCACGGCTGCGCCGCCGGGGGCTGCGGCTGTCCCCTGGCTGGATGA
- the rpsG gene encoding 30S ribosomal protein S7, translated as MARRNAPAKREILPDPVYNSLTVSKFVNILMERGKKATAERILYGALEIVAKKSGEEALEAFQKALNNIKPSVEVKSRRVGGATYQVPVEVPQNRRQSLAMRWLKTYSASRGERTMRDKLAGEILDAMNFRGASIKKKDDVHKMAEANKAFAHFRW; from the coding sequence ATGGCTCGTCGCAATGCACCCGCCAAGCGTGAGATCCTCCCGGATCCCGTCTACAACAGCCTCACCGTCTCCAAGTTCGTGAACATCCTCATGGAGCGGGGCAAGAAGGCCACCGCCGAGCGCATCCTCTACGGAGCACTCGAGATCGTCGCCAAGAAGTCCGGCGAGGAGGCCCTGGAGGCCTTCCAGAAGGCCCTCAACAACATCAAGCCCTCGGTGGAAGTGAAGTCCCGCCGTGTGGGCGGCGCCACCTACCAGGTGCCCGTGGAGGTTCCCCAGAACCGCCGCCAGTCCCTGGCCATGCGCTGGCTGAAGACCTACTCCGCCTCCCGCGGCGAGCGCACCATGCGCGACAAGTTGGCCGGCGAGATCCTGGATGCCATGAACTTCCGCGGCGCCTCGATCAAGAAGAAGGACGATGTCCACAAGATGGCCGAGGCCAACAAGGCCTTCGCCCACTTCCGCTGGTAG